Proteins encoded together in one Impatiens glandulifera chromosome 1, dImpGla2.1, whole genome shotgun sequence window:
- the LOC124938693 gene encoding keratin, type I cytoskeletal 10-like — protein sequence MEEESQDNSSNKGSSADGIKLLKSMTSLLTSLQKNVVTLGSNMEKILKIQKEDRKDFVEHVKILNELDKTLKKNTYETHGSMRRTAAERLKYADSIARKFQAEENVKAGAEKELTRIIQGGGRSGGDRGGRRSIGGRGGRPGSDQGGRSSGGNRGGRSDGAARGGRALSPFRNLLIGQEMMGEGMSYEGTRFPIDPRVKMEEQ from the exons ATGGAAGAAGAATCACAAGATAATTCATCCAATAAAGGATCTTCCGCTGACGGTATCAAGCTTCTAAAGTCTATGACATCTCTGCTTAcctctcttcagaagaatgtggTAACTTTGGGATCGAATATGGAAAAGATCTTGAAGATCCAGAAAGAGGACAGAAAAGACTTCGTTGAACATGTCAAAATCCTTAATGAGTTGGATAAGACACTGAAGAAGAAtacatatgagactcat GGCAGCATGAGAAGAACAGCTGCTGAAAGACTGAAGTATGCcgactccattgcaaggaaatttcaagctGAAGAGAATGTGAAAGCTGGCGCTGAGAAAGAACTGACTCGTATCATTCAAG gtggaggtcgaagcggtggtgatcgcggAGGCCGAAGAAGTATTGGTGGTCGTGGTGGGCGACCTGGTAGTGATCAAGGAGGCCGAAGCAGTGGTGGTAATCGTGGAGGCCGGAGTGATGGAGCTGCTCGTGGTGGTCGCGCTCTTTCTCCTTTTCGCAATTTGCTAATCGGTCAAGAGATGATGGGTGAAGGGATGAGCTATGAAGGAACTCGTTTCCCTatcgatcctcgagtgaaaatggaagaacaataa